One segment of Mycobacterium spongiae DNA contains the following:
- a CDS encoding virulence factor Mce family protein produces MSAGRRGLVFALALLLIPMVLTSCTWRGIANVPLPVGRGTGPHHMTIYVQMPDTLALNTNSRVRVADVWVGTVRDISLKNWIATLTLDLDPTVQLPANATAKIGQTSLLGTQHVELAAPAHPSRQPLETGDTIPLKNSSAYPTVERTLASIAVILSGGGIPNLEVIQAEILNILGGHADQVREFLGRLDTFVTELNRQRDDLTRAIDSTNELVTIIANRNDTLDRVLTEFPPLVAHFADTRDLFADATESLGRFSDVANRVLSDTRPSLHENLNSLQRPLYQLERAAPYVVGGLKLGLTAPYNIDEVSKVIRGDYVNVSGTFDVTLSALDGALLSGTGVSGMLRALEQAWGRDPDTMVPDIRYTPNPNSVPGGPLVERAE; encoded by the coding sequence CTGAGCGCGGGTCGTCGTGGACTGGTCTTTGCGCTGGCGCTGTTGCTAATCCCGATGGTATTGACTTCGTGCACCTGGCGTGGGATTGCCAATGTACCGCTGCCGGTCGGGAGGGGCACCGGTCCCCATCACATGACGATCTATGTGCAGATGCCGGACACGCTGGCGCTGAACACCAATAGCCGGGTCAGGGTTGCCGACGTATGGGTCGGCACGGTGCGTGACATCAGCCTGAAGAACTGGATCGCGACCCTGACGCTGGACCTCGATCCGACTGTGCAGCTACCGGCAAATGCGACCGCGAAGATTGGCCAGACCAGCCTGTTGGGTACACAGCATGTCGAGCTGGCTGCGCCGGCACATCCGTCGCGGCAGCCGTTGGAGACCGGCGACACAATCCCACTGAAGAACTCCTCGGCTTACCCCACCGTCGAACGGACGTTGGCGAGCATCGCGGTCATCCTCTCCGGCGGCGGCATCCCCAACCTCGAAGTGATCCAAGCCGAGATCCTCAACATCCTTGGCGGCCACGCGGACCAGGTGCGCGAATTCCTCGGTCGCCTAGACACATTCGTCACCGAACTCAATCGCCAGCGTGACGACCTTACTCGGGCGATCGACTCGACCAACGAGCTGGTGACGATCATCGCGAATCGCAACGACACGCTGGACCGGGTGCTCACCGAATTTCCGCCGCTGGTAGCGCATTTCGCTGATACGCGGGATCTGTTCGCCGACGCCACCGAGTCTCTGGGGCGGTTCAGTGACGTCGCCAACCGGGTTCTGTCCGACACCCGGCCCAGTCTGCACGAGAACCTGAATTCGTTGCAGCGACCGCTCTATCAGCTTGAGCGGGCCGCGCCGTATGTGGTCGGGGGGCTGAAGCTGGGCCTCACAGCGCCGTACAACATCGACGAGGTGTCCAAGGTGATCCGCGGCGACTACGTCAATGTGTCCGGCACGTTCGACGTGACGCTCTCCGCCCTTGATGGCGCGCTGCTGAGCGGAACGGGCGTGTCGGGGATGTTGCGAGCGCTGGAGCAGGCGTGGGGACGGGATCCGGACACCATGGTTCCGGACATTCGCTACACGCCGAACCCGAACAGCGTCCCTGGGGGACCGCTCGTGGAAAGGGCCGAGTGA
- a CDS encoding MCE family protein, translating into MLTRAIKIQLLLLSVLAVAAVVVLVWYFLRIPSLVGIGRYTLYAELPQSGGLYRTANVTYRGITIGKVAGVEPTDRGARARMSIDDGYQIPTDATANVHSVSAVGEQYLDLVSDRSEGPYLRNGQTITKTTVPSRIGPALDAANRGLAMLPKDKVASLLHETAQALGGMGPSLQRLVDATQAIAHDFRDSIDDIDDIIERSAPIIDSQVDSGDEIARWATNLNMLAAQTAQQDEAVRRILADAAPTVDQVNATFDDVRESLPQTLANLEVVLDMLKRYNAGVEQALVFLPQSGAIAQTVTSAFPGEAGLGVGAIAFNQPPPCLTGFLPASQWRSPADTSTAPLPKGTYCKIPMDATNVVRGARNNPCADVPGRRAATPRECRSKEPYVPLGTNPWYGDPNQILTCPAPAARCDQPVKPGQVIPAPTVNNGVNPLPADRLPGTPPPVSDPVQRPGSGTVQCNGQQPNPCVYTPSALPTTIYDVRSGKVVTPDGVVYSVENSAHVGSDGWKEMLTPAG; encoded by the coding sequence ATGCTTACTCGCGCCATCAAGATACAGCTGCTGTTGTTGAGCGTGCTGGCGGTCGCCGCGGTGGTGGTCCTCGTCTGGTACTTCCTGCGGATACCCAGTTTGGTCGGGATTGGGCGATACACCCTCTATGCCGAATTGCCGCAGTCCGGCGGCCTGTACCGAACAGCCAATGTCACCTATCGGGGCATCACGATCGGGAAGGTTGCCGGCGTCGAACCAACCGATCGCGGCGCGCGAGCGCGGATGAGCATTGACGACGGCTACCAGATCCCGACCGATGCGACGGCCAATGTGCACTCGGTGTCGGCGGTTGGCGAACAGTATCTCGACTTGGTATCCGACCGCAGCGAAGGTCCGTACCTGCGCAATGGTCAGACGATCACCAAGACTACGGTTCCCAGCCGGATCGGTCCCGCGCTTGACGCCGCGAACCGCGGATTGGCGATGCTCCCCAAGGACAAGGTCGCATCCCTGCTGCATGAGACGGCGCAGGCTTTGGGGGGCATGGGGCCTTCGCTTCAGCGCTTGGTCGACGCAACCCAGGCGATCGCTCATGATTTCCGGGACAGCATCGACGACATTGACGACATCATTGAGCGTTCGGCGCCCATCATCGACAGCCAGGTCGACTCTGGGGACGAGATCGCCCGCTGGGCTACCAATCTCAACATGTTGGCCGCGCAGACCGCGCAGCAGGACGAAGCGGTGCGACGCATTCTGGCCGACGCGGCGCCAACGGTGGATCAGGTCAACGCCACGTTCGACGATGTGCGAGAGTCGTTGCCGCAGACGTTGGCCAATCTTGAGGTCGTGCTCGACATGCTCAAGCGCTACAACGCCGGGGTTGAGCAAGCGTTGGTGTTCTTGCCGCAGTCCGGCGCGATTGCCCAGACGGTTACCTCAGCATTTCCCGGAGAAGCTGGACTTGGCGTCGGCGCTATCGCGTTCAACCAACCGCCGCCCTGCTTGACCGGATTTCTGCCGGCATCGCAGTGGCGATCGCCGGCTGACACCAGCACCGCGCCGCTGCCGAAGGGCACCTACTGCAAGATCCCCATGGACGCGACGAATGTTGTTCGTGGAGCACGCAACAACCCGTGCGCGGACGTGCCCGGCAGGCGGGCCGCCACGCCACGAGAGTGCCGTAGCAAGGAGCCGTACGTGCCGCTGGGTACCAATCCCTGGTACGGGGACCCGAACCAGATTCTGACCTGCCCAGCTCCCGCAGCGAGATGTGATCAGCCGGTGAAACCCGGCCAGGTGATCCCGGCGCCGACGGTCAACAATGGTGTCAATCCGCTACCCGCCGATCGGCTGCCCGGAACGCCGCCCCCGGTCAGCGATCCGGTGCAAAGACCCGGTTCGGGCACCGTCCAGTGCAATGGGCAGCAACCCAACCCCTGCGTCTATACCCCGAGCGCGTTGCCCACAACGATTTACGATGTGCGCAGCGGCAAAGTCGTCACCCCGGACGGTGTGGTGTACTCCGTCGAGAACTCGGCCCATGTCGGATCCGATGGGTGGAAAGAAATGCTGACACCGGCGGGTTAG
- a CDS encoding plasmid pRiA4b ORF-3 family protein: MKTTRLQVVLRGVEPAVTRVIDVPASATLPELHDLLQAAVGWTDSHLHQFVTQHVRYGSEPPADAAPEYQRDENDARLTDLGLGFEYHYDMGDGWIHDVTVLGRGDATPGCVRGDGSCPPEDCGGPSGYAELLDVLGDPTNPEHHRMRDWVGNRLHPFNHAATDQWVRRVVGAVPASVRLLLDFTADGIKLTSGGRLPTAVVLGMQEHRPQWHPLGSPTAIEDDLRPLVALHRLLRGVGLLRLHRGVLASTRAAGDDLAVVRRIRSAFEPDTLATEITELTIGVLAVHGSLTRPELAARVHERLGPRSHPGGDAVTERDVQIAIGEQSPIMRGLDLIDDTEWRTWSVGASARSLLPRATMLTETWTNE; encoded by the coding sequence GTGAAGACCACGCGACTACAGGTCGTGCTGCGCGGGGTGGAGCCGGCGGTCACCCGGGTGATCGATGTGCCCGCGTCGGCGACACTTCCGGAGCTGCACGATCTACTGCAGGCCGCGGTCGGCTGGACCGACTCGCATCTGCACCAGTTCGTGACGCAGCACGTGAGATACGGAAGCGAGCCGCCCGCGGACGCAGCGCCGGAGTATCAGCGCGATGAGAACGACGCTCGGCTAACGGACCTGGGGCTGGGATTTGAGTATCACTACGACATGGGCGACGGCTGGATCCATGACGTCACGGTGCTCGGGCGCGGTGACGCGACCCCGGGTTGTGTGAGGGGCGACGGCTCCTGCCCGCCGGAGGATTGCGGTGGACCGTCTGGCTACGCCGAATTGCTCGACGTGCTCGGCGACCCGACAAATCCCGAGCACCACCGGATGCGCGACTGGGTGGGCAACCGGTTGCACCCCTTCAACCATGCCGCCACCGACCAGTGGGTGCGCCGCGTGGTTGGCGCGGTGCCCGCCAGCGTGCGGCTGCTGCTTGACTTCACCGCCGACGGAATAAAACTCACCTCGGGCGGGCGGCTGCCCACTGCGGTTGTCCTCGGCATGCAGGAACACCGTCCGCAGTGGCATCCGCTGGGCTCGCCCACGGCCATCGAGGACGACCTGCGGCCGCTGGTGGCGCTGCACCGGCTGCTGCGCGGCGTCGGGTTGCTGCGCCTACACCGCGGCGTGCTCGCGTCCACCCGGGCGGCCGGGGATGATCTCGCGGTGGTACGCCGAATTAGGTCGGCATTCGAACCCGACACCCTTGCCACCGAAATCACCGAACTGACGATCGGCGTGCTGGCGGTCCACGGTTCCTTGACCCGCCCCGAACTCGCGGCGCGGGTGCACGAGCGACTCGGCCCGAGATCGCACCCCGGTGGCGATGCCGTCACTGAGCGCGACGTACAGATCGCGATCGGCGAGCAGTCACCGATCATGCGAGGACTCGACCTGATCGACGACACCGAGTGGCGCACATGGTCCGTCGGCGCGTCGGCGCGGTCCCTGCTTCCCCGCGCCACGATGCTCACCGAGACCTGGACCAACGAATAG
- a CDS encoding SEC-C domain-containing protein, with product MASLAERLERELHAAATSNPRDSVRYAAVLERAVRTCTNDPEAAEALDLADLYLDLATEYQGLERYEDALAAADSAVDAGLDMRPDPRCLRAEILMRADRVAEAERIWAEVRADTAEDVWLYNNAGLAYAYAGRHDVALEWLTEGLQLAVRTGDPEQLVEQLAGLRQDSMDSVGRPADALQEQAWAFLDGQQDRPTGPQETQPPPADSCDPGAPATMTLAWVPSGDYEEAVALWPELAEGDLAAGPDGPLPHALYCRAFQRQLHELSERGIATLAIAPVRVAPFTAWCAEQGRPPDSNARASYADRLAADSDPSVVTWPPGRNEPCWCGSRRKYKKCCAAPTSTKSGRQS from the coding sequence ATGGCGAGTCTGGCCGAACGGCTAGAGCGGGAGTTGCATGCGGCAGCCACCTCGAACCCGCGGGATTCGGTTCGCTACGCGGCGGTATTGGAGCGAGCGGTGCGGACGTGTACGAACGATCCAGAGGCGGCCGAGGCGCTCGACCTGGCCGATCTGTATCTCGATTTGGCGACGGAATACCAGGGGCTCGAACGCTACGAGGATGCGCTGGCCGCGGCGGATTCCGCCGTCGATGCCGGTCTCGACATGCGGCCGGACCCGCGGTGTCTGCGGGCTGAGATTCTGATGCGGGCCGACCGAGTTGCCGAGGCCGAACGGATCTGGGCGGAGGTTCGCGCCGACACGGCCGAGGATGTGTGGCTCTACAACAACGCCGGGCTGGCATACGCCTACGCCGGTCGCCATGATGTGGCGCTGGAGTGGTTGACCGAGGGCCTGCAGCTGGCGGTGCGCACCGGCGATCCCGAGCAGCTGGTCGAGCAACTCGCAGGACTGCGACAAGACAGCATGGACAGCGTGGGCCGGCCAGCCGACGCGCTGCAGGAGCAGGCTTGGGCGTTCCTGGACGGGCAACAGGACCGGCCGACGGGTCCGCAGGAAACGCAGCCGCCACCCGCCGACAGTTGCGACCCGGGTGCGCCGGCCACGATGACGTTGGCCTGGGTGCCCTCCGGTGACTACGAGGAGGCGGTCGCGCTGTGGCCGGAGCTGGCCGAGGGTGATCTGGCGGCCGGCCCGGACGGACCACTGCCGCATGCGTTGTACTGCAGAGCATTTCAGCGACAGCTCCACGAGCTCTCAGAGCGAGGAATCGCCACGCTGGCGATCGCGCCGGTGCGAGTGGCGCCGTTTACCGCGTGGTGCGCCGAGCAGGGGCGCCCTCCCGATTCGAACGCCCGGGCCAGTTATGCCGATCGCTTGGCCGCCGACAGCGACCCGAGCGTGGTTACCTGGCCGCCCGGCCGCAACGAGCCGTGCTGGTGCGGTTCGCGGCGCAAGTACAAGAAGTGCTGTGCGGCGCCGACATCCACCAAGAGCGGGCGGCAATCGTGA
- a CDS encoding PE family protein — protein sequence MSLVVAVPEVLASAAVQLAGVGSLVGDANAAAAASTTAIVAAADDEVSAAIAALFSAHGQAYQAASAQAAAFHAQFAQALTAGADAYASAEAASATSIADPLLAAVNAPVLAMTGRPLIGNGANGAPGTGAAGAPGGWLLGNGGAGGSGAPGQAGGAGGAAGLIGAGGAGGAGGAGTAGTAGAGGVGGAGGWLWGTGGAGGAGGATGTAAVGGVGGAGGAGGLLGGGGAGGTGGGSLLLTTVGGTGGAGGSGGLLAGFVGAGGGDGGDGGVGGSGGAGGAGGNAGLLAGPGGAGGSGGLGFGAGGAGGAGGAGGDGGVLFSSGGAGGTGGPSHGTGAGGAGGSGGDGGWSGSGGVGGSGGASLGGVGGDGGTGGTGGVFGNGGTGGTGGASLADVGGAGGAGGQGGLLIGNGGAGGAGGEAEPSLGGTDGGTGGVGGNAVLIGNGGNGGIGGIGMTLGADGLGGVSGLLVGLDGFNAPASTSVFHTLQQQVIGAINAPVQDLTGRPLIGNGTPGAAGSGDNGGAGGWLLGDGGAGGSGAIGASVDGGTGGAAGLWGTGGAGGAGAAALGFSGGDGGAGGAGGFLAGDGGAGGAGGAARVGVGGDGGAGGVGGLLSAGGAGGVGGITSDAAALNVGAGGAGGAGGLLGGLFAAGGGAGGDGGSALRSDGGVGGAGGNAGALGGPGGSGGSGGFSFSDAGGAGGAGGNAGSLFGAGGVGGTGGTSAGIGHSGGDGGAGGGAGLLFSSGGAGGAGGASGLIGRVGVNAGGNGGAGGNAGWLGGGGAGGAGGDGNGAGGGAGGVGGLGGQVIGNGGAGGAGGQDDNGGAGGPGGAGGNAVVIGTGGNGGNSGIGTPDGAPGSGGTGGLLVGSDGINGST from the coding sequence GTGTCGTTGGTGGTGGCGGTGCCAGAGGTGTTGGCCTCGGCGGCAGTGCAGTTGGCGGGTGTGGGGTCGCTGGTCGGTGACGCCAATGCGGCCGCGGCGGCGTCGACGACGGCGATAGTGGCTGCAGCCGACGACGAGGTGTCGGCGGCGATCGCGGCATTGTTCTCCGCCCATGGGCAGGCCTATCAGGCCGCCAGTGCGCAGGCGGCAGCGTTTCACGCCCAGTTCGCCCAGGCGCTGACCGCCGGTGCGGATGCCTACGCCAGTGCTGAGGCGGCGAGTGCGACGTCGATCGCTGATCCGTTGTTGGCTGCGGTTAATGCGCCGGTGCTGGCGATGACGGGTCGGCCGTTGATTGGCAATGGCGCTAACGGGGCTCCGGGCACGGGGGCCGCGGGGGCGCCGGGGGGCTGGCTGCTGGGTAACGGCGGTGCGGGTGGTTCCGGCGCGCCCGGCCAGGCCGGGGGCGCTGGTGGTGCGGCGGGGTTGATCGGCGCTGGCGGTGCCGGTGGCGCCGGCGGGGCCGGTACGGCGGGTACCGCCGGTGCCGGTGGTGTTGGTGGGGCTGGTGGCTGGTTGTGGGGTACCGGCGGTGCCGGTGGTGCCGGAGGCGCTACCGGCACGGCTGCGGTTGGCGGTGTTGGCGGTGCCGGTGGGGCCGGAGGCCTGCTCGGCGGCGGCGGGGCCGGGGGGACCGGCGGAGGATCCCTCCTTCTTACGACGGTGGGTGGCACTGGTGGGGCCGGCGGATCCGGTGGGTTGCTAGCGGGCTTTGTAGGCGCTGGCGGCGGTGACGGCGGCGACGGCGGTGTCGGTGGGAGCGGGGGCGCCGGCGGGGCCGGGGGCAATGCTGGGCTGTTGGCCGGTCCCGGTGGTGCCGGTGGGTCCGGCGGTCTCGGCTTTGGCGCTGGTGGCGCTGGTGGCGCTGGCGGGGCCGGCGGCGATGGTGGTGTGTTGTTCAGCAGTGGCGGGGCCGGCGGGACCGGCGGCCCCAGCCACGGTACTGGTGCTGGCGGGGCTGGTGGGTCTGGTGGTGACGGCGGCTGGTCCGGCAGCGGTGGCGTCGGTGGGAGCGGCGGGGCCAGCCTTGGCGGTGTCGGGGGCGACGGGGGGACCGGCGGCACCGGCGGGGTGTTCGGTAACGGCGGGACCGGCGGGACCGGCGGCGCCAGCCTTGCTGACGTCGGAGGCGCTGGTGGCGCTGGGGGCCAAGGTGGGCTATTGATCGGAAATGGCGGGGCCGGCGGCGCGGGCGGGGAGGCGGAGCCCTCATTAGGGGGTACCGATGGCGGTACCGGTGGGGTCGGGGGCAATGCGGTGTTGATTGGCAACGGCGGCAATGGCGGTATCGGCGGCATCGGAATGACGTTGGGCGCCGATGGCCTCGGCGGTGTCAGTGGGCTGCTGGTGGGGTTGGATGGTTTCAACGCCCCAGCGAGCACCTCGGTGTTCCATACACTGCAGCAGCAAGTGATCGGCGCGATCAACGCACCTGTTCAGGATCTGACGGGTCGGCCGTTGATCGGTAACGGCACTCCCGGGGCGGCAGGCAGCGGGGACAACGGTGGGGCTGGGGGCTGGCTGCTCGGTGACGGCGGTGCCGGTGGTTCTGGCGCTATCGGCGCCAGCGTTGACGGTGGGACTGGTGGGGCTGCAGGGTTGTGGGGCACGGGCGGGGCCGGTGGGGCCGGTGCTGCTGCGTTGGGCTTCTCTGGTGGGGATGGCGGTGCCGGTGGGGCTGGCGGTTTTCTGGCGGGCGATGGCGGTGCCGGTGGGGCCGGCGGGGCGGCACGTGTCGGCGTCGGCGGGGATGGCGGTGCCGGTGGGGTCGGGGGATTGTTGAGCGCCGGCGGTGCGGGCGGCGTCGGCGGGATAACTTCCGACGCCGCTGCCTTGAACGTTGGCGCGGGCGGGGCTGGCGGTGCCGGCGGGTTGCTCGGCGGGCTGTTCGCTGCTGGCGGCGGTGCCGGCGGGGACGGCGGATCCGCTCTGCGCAGCGACGGCGGTGTCGGTGGGGCCGGCGGCAACGCGGGGGCGCTGGGCGGTCCTGGCGGCTCCGGCGGTTCCGGCGGCTTCAGCTTCAGTGATGCCGGTGGCGCCGGTGGGGCCGGCGGTAACGCCGGGTCGCTATTCGGTGCGGGCGGGGTCGGCGGGACCGGCGGCACTAGCGCCGGCATCGGCCATTCCGGCGGGGATGGTGGGGCTGGGGGCGGTGCGGGGCTGCTGTTCTCCAGCGGCGGTGCTGGCGGTGCCGGCGGCGCCTCCGGCCTCATCGGCCGGGTAGGCGTCAACGCTGGTGGGAATGGTGGTGCCGGGGGCAACGCGGGCTGGCTGGGCGGCGGTGGGGCCGGAGGTGCCGGCGGCGACGGCAATGGCGCCGGTGGTGGTGCCGGTGGGGTCGGCGGGCTTGGCGGGCAAGTGATCGGCAACGGCGGCGCTGGTGGCGCCGGCGGGCAAGACGACAACGGTGGGGCCGGTGGCCCCGGCGGGGCCGGGGGTAATGCGGTGGTGATCGGCACTGGCGGCAACGGCGGCAACAGCGGCATCGGCACCCCCGACGGTGCCCCGGGCTCAGGCGGCACCGGTGGGCTGTTGGTGGGCTCGGACGGAATTAACGGGTCGACCTAA
- a CDS encoding HNH endonuclease signature motif containing protein has protein sequence MRSSIREAIVAAYDALDAALDRVLELSCDELTTPECLTLLQRSEAVRRRLPAAEHPLINTLAHHADANELGGKLAFALAQRLHITRADASRRIGDATDLGHRRALTGQPLPPLLTATAEAQRTGHIGADHVRVIRTFFHQLPSVVDPTTRQQAETDLAKLGRQYRPDELSKLAAKLTDCLNPDGTYTDADRARRRGITLGKQDADGMSPITGYLTPEARATLDAVLAKLAAPGMSNPNDATPCVSGTPPQTAIESDTRSTSQRNHDGLNAAMRALLCSGDLGQHNGLPAAIIVSTTLAELESGAGNALTAGGTLLPISDVIRLARHAHHYLRIFDQGRELGLYHTKRLASPGQRIVLHAKDRGCTFPNCDVPGYLTEVHHVTDYAETNHTNINDLTFGCGPHHKLITTGNWTTRKRRDGTTEWIPPPHLDHGQPRTNRYFHPQDLLGDNTNDGDDP, from the coding sequence ATGCGTTCTAGTATCCGGGAGGCGATCGTTGCGGCTTACGACGCGCTCGACGCAGCCCTTGACCGGGTGCTCGAGCTCTCGTGCGACGAGCTGACCACCCCGGAATGCCTGACGCTGCTGCAACGCAGCGAAGCAGTGCGACGCCGGCTACCGGCCGCCGAACACCCGCTAATCAACACACTCGCCCACCACGCCGATGCCAACGAGCTAGGCGGCAAGCTGGCCTTCGCGCTGGCTCAGCGACTACACATCACCCGCGCCGACGCCTCCCGCCGCATCGGCGACGCAACCGATCTCGGGCACCGCCGCGCACTCACCGGCCAACCGTTGCCACCGTTGTTGACGGCCACCGCCGAAGCCCAACGCACCGGGCACATCGGAGCAGACCACGTACGCGTCATCCGAACCTTCTTCCACCAACTCCCCAGCGTCGTCGACCCGACGACTCGACAACAAGCCGAAACCGACCTAGCAAAGCTGGGACGCCAGTACCGCCCCGACGAGCTGTCCAAGCTTGCCGCCAAACTCACCGACTGCCTCAACCCCGACGGCACCTACACCGACGCCGACCGCGCCCGCCGCCGCGGCATCACCCTCGGCAAACAAGACGCCGACGGCATGTCCCCCATCACCGGCTACCTCACCCCCGAAGCCCGCGCCACCCTCGACGCAGTCCTGGCCAAACTCGCCGCCCCCGGCATGTCCAACCCCAACGACGCGACCCCGTGTGTCAGCGGCACCCCGCCGCAAACCGCCATCGAGTCCGACACCCGCAGCACCAGCCAGCGCAACCACGACGGCCTCAACGCCGCCATGCGAGCCCTACTCTGCTCCGGCGATCTCGGACAACACAATGGGCTACCCGCGGCCATCATCGTGTCCACCACGCTGGCCGAGCTCGAATCCGGCGCCGGAAACGCTTTGACCGCCGGGGGCACCCTGCTACCAATCAGCGATGTGATCCGGCTAGCCCGTCACGCCCATCATTACCTGCGCATCTTCGACCAGGGCCGAGAACTCGGCCTGTATCACACCAAGCGCCTGGCCTCACCGGGGCAACGAATCGTGCTGCACGCCAAAGACCGCGGCTGCACCTTCCCCAACTGCGACGTTCCCGGCTACCTCACCGAAGTCCACCACGTCACCGACTACGCCGAAACCAACCACACCAACATCAACGACCTCACCTTCGGCTGCGGCCCCCACCACAAACTCATCACCACCGGCAACTGGACGACCCGCAAACGCCGAGACGGCACCACCGAATGGATCCCACCACCCCACCTCGACCACGGCCAACCCCGGACAAACAGATACTTCCACCCTCAAGACCTGCTCGGCGACAACACCAACGACGGAGACGACCCGTGA